One genomic window of Punica granatum isolate Tunisia-2019 chromosome 1, ASM765513v2, whole genome shotgun sequence includes the following:
- the LOC116212129 gene encoding 60S ribosomal protein L28-1-like yields MATLPGQLIWEIVKKNNSFVVRQFGRGTAGVQFSKEPNNLYNLHSYKHSGLANHKTVTIQPEGKEHAVLLATSKTKKQNKPARVLHKSVMKKEFPRMAKAVVNQVGDNYYRPDLKSAALARLSAVHRSLKVAKSGVKKRNRQAHKARGRK; encoded by the exons ATGGCGACATTGCCGGGGCAGCTGATCTGGGAGATCGTGAAGAAGAACAACTCTTTCGTTGTGAGGCAGTTCGGGAGAGGAACTGCTGGCGTTCAGTTCAGCAAGGAGCCCAACAATCTCTACAACCTCCACTCCTACAAGCACTCCG GTTTGGCAAACCATAAGACTGTTACCATTCAACCCGAGGGAAAGGAGCATGCCGTGTTGCTCGCCACCTCCAAGACCAAGAAGCAGAACAAACCTGCACGAGTGCTTCACAAGTCTGTGATGAAAAAGGAGTTCCCCAGGATGGCCAAGGCCGTTGTCAACCAG GTGGGAGACAACTACTACCGTCCTGACCTTAAGAGTGCAGCCCTTGCAAGGTTGTCCGCTGTTCACAGGAGCCTCAAGGTTGCCAAGTCTGGAGTCAAGAAGAGGAACAGGCAAGCCCACAAGGCCCGTGGCAGGAAGTGA